Proteins encoded in a region of the Thunnus thynnus chromosome 8, fThuThy2.1, whole genome shotgun sequence genome:
- the hsd17b1 gene encoding estradiol 17-beta-dehydrogenase 1 isoform X1 — protein sequence MKLRASSERKCEGLEEAMLLSIQVDGPDSMDKKVVLITGCSSGIGLSLAVRLASDPDKTYKVYATMRNLAKKERLLECVKGLHKDTLDILQMDVTDRQSILDARDRVVEKRVDILVCNAGVGLMGPLEIQSLDSMRHILEVNLLGTIQTIQAFLPEMKAQGQGRILVTGSTGGLHGLPFNEVYCASKFAIEGACESLAVLLQHFNIHVSLIECGPVNTDFLVNLQKAELGDTSLQQVDTHTVSLYEKYLQHCGSVFQNAAQDTEDIVKVFLDGIQSPSPAFRYFTSGVVPPLTKLKITEPDGLQYITAMSKQIFSAEEK from the exons ATGAAACTCAGGGCTAGCTCTGAGAG GAAATGTGAAGGCTTGGAAGAAGCGATG CTGCTCTCGATACAAGTTGATGGTCCAGACTCCATGGACAAGAAGGTGGTGTTGATCACAGGCTGCTCCTCGGGGATCGGTCTCAGCCTGGCTGTCCGGCTCGCCTCCGACCCGGACAAAACATACAAAG TGTATGCCACAATGAGAAATCTGGCCAAGAAGGAGCGTCTTTTAGAGTGTGTGAAAGGCCTGCACAAGGACACTTTGGACATACTCCAGATGGATGTGACCGACCGGCAGTCCATCCTGGATGCGAGGGACAGGGTTGTGGAGAAACGAGTGGACATCCTGG TGTGTAACGCTGGTGTGGGTTTGATGGGGCCTCTGGAGATCCAGTCCTTGGACTCGATGAGGCATATTCTGGAGGTCAACCTCCTGGGTACCATCCAGACTATTCAGGCCTTCCTGCCTGAGATGAAGGCTCAGGGTCAGGGCCGCATTCTGGTCACTGGCAGCACTGGAGGGCTTCATG GTCTCCCTTTTAATGAGGTGTACTGTGCCAGTAAATTTGCAATAGAGGGAGCATGTGAGAGTTTGGCTGTCCTCCTGCAGCACTTCAATATCCA TGTGAGTCTCATTGAGTGTGGTCCAGTCAACACTGACTTCCTGGTCAACCTGCAGAAGGCGGAGCTCGGGGACACATCTCTCCAACAGGTTGATACCCACACGGTCAGCCTGTATGAAAAATACCTGCAGCATTGTGGCTCCGTTTTCCAAAACGCGGCACAGGATACTGAGGACATTGTAAAG GTATTTCTAGATGGCATCCAGTCACCCAGCCCTGCATTCAGATACTTCACCAGCGGTGTCGTGCCACCTCTTACCAAACTGAAGATCACAGAACCAGACGGCTTGCAGTACATCACTGCCATGAGCAAACAGATTTTCTCAGCTGAGGAAAAATAA
- the hsd17b1 gene encoding estradiol 17-beta-dehydrogenase 1 isoform X2 — MKLRASSERKCEGLEEAMLLSIQVDGPDSMDKKVVLITGCSSGIGLSLAVRLASDPDKTYKVYATMRNLAKKERLLECVKGLHKDTLDILQMDVTDRQSILDARDRVVEKRVDILGLPFNEVYCASKFAIEGACESLAVLLQHFNIHVSLIECGPVNTDFLVNLQKAELGDTSLQQVDTHTVSLYEKYLQHCGSVFQNAAQDTEDIVKVFLDGIQSPSPAFRYFTSGVVPPLTKLKITEPDGLQYITAMSKQIFSAEEK; from the exons ATGAAACTCAGGGCTAGCTCTGAGAG GAAATGTGAAGGCTTGGAAGAAGCGATG CTGCTCTCGATACAAGTTGATGGTCCAGACTCCATGGACAAGAAGGTGGTGTTGATCACAGGCTGCTCCTCGGGGATCGGTCTCAGCCTGGCTGTCCGGCTCGCCTCCGACCCGGACAAAACATACAAAG TGTATGCCACAATGAGAAATCTGGCCAAGAAGGAGCGTCTTTTAGAGTGTGTGAAAGGCCTGCACAAGGACACTTTGGACATACTCCAGATGGATGTGACCGACCGGCAGTCCATCCTGGATGCGAGGGACAGGGTTGTGGAGAAACGAGTGGACATCCTGG GTCTCCCTTTTAATGAGGTGTACTGTGCCAGTAAATTTGCAATAGAGGGAGCATGTGAGAGTTTGGCTGTCCTCCTGCAGCACTTCAATATCCA TGTGAGTCTCATTGAGTGTGGTCCAGTCAACACTGACTTCCTGGTCAACCTGCAGAAGGCGGAGCTCGGGGACACATCTCTCCAACAGGTTGATACCCACACGGTCAGCCTGTATGAAAAATACCTGCAGCATTGTGGCTCCGTTTTCCAAAACGCGGCACAGGATACTGAGGACATTGTAAAG GTATTTCTAGATGGCATCCAGTCACCCAGCCCTGCATTCAGATACTTCACCAGCGGTGTCGTGCCACCTCTTACCAAACTGAAGATCACAGAACCAGACGGCTTGCAGTACATCACTGCCATGAGCAAACAGATTTTCTCAGCTGAGGAAAAATAA